A single window of Oerskovia paurometabola DNA harbors:
- a CDS encoding siderophore-interacting protein gives MRIHRAEVVAVERLTPGMIRVTLGGEGLADFESTGVGDEYLRVFLPAPGEAEPVLPFATEYSWDYPEGVQASPLRTYTVRAVPAPGLVVIDFVVHGGGVAATWAQQAKPGDVVGLNSPRGLYDPPADLAWQILLADATGLPAVGRLIEQAPAGVRTRVVVEVPDAGHRQSFPAHPDVDIAWVYGGNGHGPCRLEEILRSIDLPDGVGYVWFAGETTVLRAVRRYLRHERGLPVTAYKTIGYWTARAEEWEERWENLDPSVKAWIDALWADEDRDEEEVTDAYFDKLESLGL, from the coding sequence ATGCGCATCCACCGCGCCGAGGTCGTGGCGGTCGAGCGCCTGACCCCCGGCATGATCCGGGTCACGCTCGGCGGCGAGGGCCTCGCGGACTTCGAGTCCACGGGCGTCGGCGACGAGTACCTGCGGGTCTTCCTGCCCGCGCCGGGTGAGGCCGAGCCCGTCCTGCCGTTCGCGACGGAGTACTCGTGGGACTACCCCGAGGGCGTCCAGGCCTCACCCCTGCGGACCTACACGGTCCGTGCGGTGCCCGCGCCGGGCCTGGTCGTGATCGACTTCGTCGTCCACGGCGGGGGAGTCGCCGCGACCTGGGCCCAGCAGGCGAAGCCGGGCGACGTCGTCGGGCTGAACTCCCCGCGCGGGCTGTACGACCCGCCCGCGGACCTCGCCTGGCAGATCCTCCTCGCGGACGCGACGGGCCTGCCCGCGGTCGGCCGGCTGATCGAGCAGGCCCCGGCGGGCGTGCGCACGCGCGTGGTCGTCGAGGTGCCCGACGCGGGCCACCGCCAGTCCTTCCCCGCCCACCCGGACGTCGACATCGCGTGGGTCTACGGCGGCAACGGTCACGGCCCGTGCCGGCTCGAGGAGATCCTGCGGAGCATCGACCTGCCCGACGGCGTCGGGTACGTCTGGTTCGCGGGAGAGACCACGGTGCTGCGCGCCGTCCGCAGGTACCTGCGCCACGAGCGCGGCCTGCCGGTCACGGCCTACAAGACCATCGGGTACTGGACCGCGAGGGCCGAGGAGTGGGAGGAGCGCTGGGAGAACCTCGACCCGAGCGTCAAGGCGTGGATCGACGCCTTGTGGGCGGACGAGGACCGCGACGAGGAAGAGGTCACGGACGCGTACTTCGACAAGCTCGAGTCGCTGGGGCTGTGA
- a CDS encoding Fe(3+)-siderophore ABC transporter permease — protein MTTTERAPAPAQDGPPPGEDQAPGTPDKAPGLAATNATRTAWLLVAVGVLVVMVFVSLAVGSKTIPLASVWSALVGAPGADPNDVVILRDLRLPRTALGLLVGVALGLSGALIQALTRNPLADPGILGVNSGAGFAVVLGVATFGVVDIQQYIWFAFLGAIVTTVVVYLIGSLGRGGATPIRLTLAGISIGAVLGGISSGITLLNPQVFDKMRYWGAGTLSNRSWEMVGTVTPFILVGVVLAVVAARPLNAVALGDDLARSLGASISRTRTIVVVAVTLLCGAATAAAGPIGFVGLMVPHVARWIVGPDQRWILSYTLVMSPILLLVSDVAARLVLRPAELQVGIVTAFVGAPVLIWLVRRRQVSGL, from the coding sequence ATGACGACGACCGAACGGGCCCCCGCGCCCGCCCAGGACGGCCCTCCACCCGGCGAGGACCAGGCGCCAGGCACCCCCGACAAGGCGCCCGGCCTCGCTGCGACCAACGCGACGCGGACCGCGTGGCTGCTCGTCGCCGTCGGGGTCCTGGTCGTGATGGTCTTCGTGAGCCTCGCCGTGGGCTCCAAGACGATCCCGCTCGCCTCGGTGTGGTCCGCGCTCGTCGGCGCGCCCGGCGCCGACCCGAACGACGTGGTCATCCTGCGCGACCTGCGTCTGCCCCGCACGGCCCTGGGACTGCTGGTCGGGGTCGCCCTGGGGCTCTCGGGCGCGCTGATCCAGGCGCTGACGCGCAACCCTCTCGCCGACCCCGGCATCCTGGGCGTCAACTCGGGCGCGGGGTTCGCCGTGGTGCTCGGCGTCGCGACGTTCGGCGTCGTCGACATCCAGCAGTACATCTGGTTCGCGTTCCTCGGGGCGATCGTGACGACCGTCGTGGTCTACCTCATCGGTTCGCTCGGGCGCGGGGGAGCGACACCGATCCGCCTCACGCTCGCCGGCATCTCGATCGGCGCGGTCCTCGGTGGGATCTCGTCGGGGATCACGCTCCTCAACCCGCAGGTCTTCGACAAGATGCGCTACTGGGGGGCGGGCACGCTCAGCAACCGTTCGTGGGAGATGGTCGGGACGGTCACGCCCTTCATCCTCGTGGGGGTCGTGCTCGCGGTCGTCGCCGCGCGCCCGCTCAACGCGGTCGCCCTCGGCGACGACCTCGCCCGGTCCCTCGGGGCCAGCATCAGCCGGACCCGCACGATCGTGGTCGTCGCGGTCACGCTCCTGTGCGGGGCGGCCACCGCCGCCGCGGGCCCCATCGGGTTCGTGGGGCTCATGGTCCCGCACGTCGCGCGCTGGATCGTGGGACCCGATCAGCGGTGGATCCTGTCCTACACGCTCGTCATGTCACCCATCCTGCTCCTGGTGTCCGACGTCGCAGCGCGCCTGGTCCTGCGGCCTGCCGAGCTGCAGGTCGGCATCGTCACCGCGTTCGTCGGCGCTCCGGTCCTCATCTGGCTCGTGCGACGCAGGCAGGTGAGCGGGCTGTGA
- the fepG gene encoding iron-enterobactin ABC transporter permease, with translation MTAPVQTPRARLDFGRPTRVVRSRRGRFSARLDVRAAVVTLVLVVLAAAVGVVALGVGDYAVAVPDVLRALTGDAPEVIRMVVVEWRLPRVLLAILLGGALGMSGAIFQSLTRNPLGSPDIIGFNTGAYTGALVVILLLGGSYSAVAAGAMIGGLVTAGIVYLLAYKNGVQGFRLIIVGIAVSAMLASVNTWLILKADLARAMAAATWGAGSLNGLSWTQVLPVVLILAVLVPPLFLLGRRMDVLEMGDDAAQALGVRSERTRLSLVVVGVALTALVTAAAGPIAFISLAAPQLARRLTRGATVGLASSAAMGAALLAASDLVAQRAFAPTQLPVGVVTVSIGGCYLVWLLAREARRQ, from the coding sequence GTGACCGCGCCCGTGCAGACGCCGCGTGCTCGCCTCGACTTCGGCCGACCCACCCGGGTCGTGCGCTCGCGCCGCGGACGGTTCTCCGCACGACTCGACGTGCGCGCCGCCGTCGTGACCCTCGTGCTCGTGGTGCTCGCCGCGGCCGTGGGTGTCGTCGCGCTCGGTGTCGGCGACTACGCCGTCGCCGTGCCCGACGTGCTGCGCGCCCTCACCGGCGACGCCCCCGAGGTGATCCGCATGGTCGTCGTCGAGTGGCGCCTGCCCCGCGTCCTGCTCGCGATCCTGCTCGGCGGGGCGCTCGGGATGAGCGGCGCGATCTTCCAGTCCCTGACCCGCAACCCCCTCGGCAGCCCCGACATCATCGGTTTCAACACCGGCGCCTACACCGGGGCGCTCGTCGTGATCCTGCTGCTCGGCGGCTCGTACAGCGCGGTCGCCGCCGGGGCCATGATCGGCGGGCTCGTGACCGCGGGCATCGTCTACCTGCTCGCGTACAAGAACGGCGTCCAGGGCTTCCGGCTCATCATCGTCGGCATCGCTGTCAGCGCCATGCTCGCGTCCGTCAACACCTGGCTCATCCTCAAGGCGGACCTCGCGCGGGCCATGGCCGCCGCGACCTGGGGAGCGGGCAGCCTCAACGGGCTGTCCTGGACCCAGGTGCTGCCCGTCGTGCTCATCCTCGCGGTCCTCGTGCCCCCGCTCTTCCTCCTGGGGCGGCGCATGGACGTCCTCGAGATGGGCGACGACGCCGCGCAGGCCCTGGGCGTCCGCTCCGAACGCACGCGGCTCTCGCTCGTCGTCGTGGGGGTCGCGCTCACCGCGCTCGTCACGGCCGCGGCCGGACCCATCGCGTTCATCTCGCTCGCCGCACCCCAGCTCGCCCGACGACTCACGCGCGGCGCGACCGTCGGCCTCGCGTCCTCGGCCGCCATGGGTGCCGCGCTGCTCGCCGCGAGCGACCTCGTCGCGCAGCGGGCGTTCGCGCCCACGCAGCTCCCCGTGGGCGTCGTGACGGTGAGCATCGGCGGCTGCTACCTCGTGTGGCTGCTCGCCCGGGAGGCGAGGCGGCAATGA
- a CDS encoding ABC transporter ATP-binding protein — protein sequence MTATTTTPATPATTTSAAADAPSAGAAVGQAGPGAPGEPGEPRLRAEGLSIGYHERIVSQGLDVAIPDRSFTVIVGPNACGKSTLLRALSRLLTPSAGQVVLDGKTITSYKAKEVARRLGLLPQTSIAPDGITVADLVARGRYPHQKLLRQWSREDEDAVVRALAATQVTPLSARPVDELSGGQRQRVWVSMVLAQETELLLLDEPTTFLDIAHQIELLELFGDLNREGRTLVAVLHDLNHACRYATHLVAMKDGAVVAQGAPGEIVTAELVEEVFGLRCTIIDDPVTGTPLVIPLGRRG from the coding sequence ATGACCGCCACGACCACGACGCCGGCGACCCCGGCGACCACGACCTCGGCCGCGGCCGACGCTCCCTCGGCGGGCGCCGCCGTCGGGCAGGCTGGGCCTGGCGCGCCGGGCGAGCCCGGCGAGCCTCGGCTGCGCGCCGAAGGCCTCAGCATCGGGTACCACGAGCGCATCGTGTCCCAGGGGCTCGACGTCGCGATCCCCGACCGGTCCTTCACCGTGATCGTCGGGCCCAACGCGTGCGGCAAGTCGACCCTGCTGCGCGCCCTGTCGCGGCTGCTCACCCCGAGCGCCGGGCAGGTCGTGCTCGACGGGAAGACCATCACGTCCTACAAGGCCAAGGAGGTCGCGCGGCGGCTCGGGCTCCTGCCCCAGACGTCGATCGCGCCCGACGGCATCACCGTCGCCGACCTCGTGGCCCGTGGCCGCTACCCGCACCAGAAGCTCCTGCGGCAGTGGTCGCGCGAGGACGAGGACGCCGTCGTGCGGGCGCTCGCGGCCACGCAGGTCACGCCGCTGTCGGCACGGCCCGTCGACGAGCTGTCCGGTGGGCAGCGCCAGCGCGTGTGGGTGTCCATGGTGCTCGCGCAGGAGACAGAGCTGCTGCTGCTCGACGAGCCCACGACGTTCCTCGACATCGCGCACCAGATCGAGCTGCTCGAGCTGTTCGGCGACCTCAACCGCGAGGGCCGCACGCTCGTCGCGGTGCTGCACGACCTCAACCACGCCTGCCGCTACGCGACGCACCTCGTCGCGATGAAGGACGGGGCCGTGGTCGCGCAGGGGGCGCCGGGCGAGATCGTGACGGCCGAGCTGGTCGAGGAGGTGTTCGGGCTGCGCTGCACGATCATCGACGACCCGGTCACGGGCACGCCCCTGGTGATCCCGCTGGGCCGCCGAGGGTGA
- the serS gene encoding serine--tRNA ligase: MIDLRLLRDNPDVVRASQVARGDDPALVDQALDADSRRRSALTDFEQMRAEQKSLGKKVAQAKGDEKTALLAHTKQLADGVKARQKDADDAEAQLKSILYKISNVIEGAPPGGEDDYVVLREEGTVRDFAAEGFTPRDHLELGEGLRAIDTERGAKVSGARFYYLTGVGARLELALLNAAMDQATQEGFTPVITPTLVRPEIMQGTGFLGEHADEIYRLEADDLYLVGTSEVALAGYHSGEILDLSDGPKRYAGWSACYRREAGSYGKDTRGIIRVHQFHKVEMFSYVDPADAEAEHQRLLAWEEAMLRKCELPYRVIDTAAGDLGSSAARKFDCEAWLPTQERYLELTSTSNCTTFQARRLGVRERVEVDGKSETRTVATLNGTLGTTRWIVAILENHQQPDGSVRVPEGLRPYLGGLEVLEPMVASSKSTSRGTE, from the coding sequence GTGATCGATCTTCGACTTCTGCGCGACAACCCCGACGTCGTCCGCGCCAGCCAGGTGGCTCGCGGCGACGACCCCGCCCTCGTGGACCAGGCGCTCGACGCCGACTCCCGCCGTCGCAGCGCGCTGACGGACTTCGAGCAGATGCGCGCCGAGCAGAAGTCCCTGGGCAAGAAGGTCGCGCAGGCGAAGGGCGACGAGAAGACCGCCCTGCTCGCGCACACCAAGCAGCTCGCGGATGGCGTCAAGGCCCGCCAGAAGGACGCCGACGACGCCGAGGCGCAGCTCAAGTCGATCCTGTACAAGATCTCGAACGTGATCGAGGGGGCGCCCCCGGGCGGCGAGGACGACTACGTCGTGCTCCGCGAGGAGGGCACCGTCCGCGACTTCGCGGCCGAGGGCTTCACGCCCCGCGACCACCTCGAGCTGGGCGAGGGCCTGCGCGCGATCGACACCGAGCGCGGCGCCAAGGTGTCGGGCGCCCGGTTCTACTACCTGACGGGGGTCGGGGCGCGCCTCGAGCTCGCGCTGCTCAACGCGGCCATGGACCAGGCCACGCAGGAGGGCTTCACGCCCGTCATCACGCCGACGCTCGTGCGCCCCGAGATCATGCAGGGCACGGGGTTCCTGGGTGAGCACGCGGACGAGATCTACCGCCTCGAGGCCGACGACCTGTACCTGGTCGGCACGAGCGAGGTCGCTCTCGCGGGCTACCACTCGGGCGAGATCCTCGACCTGTCGGACGGCCCCAAGCGGTACGCGGGCTGGAGCGCGTGCTACCGCCGCGAGGCCGGCTCGTACGGCAAGGACACGCGTGGCATCATCCGCGTGCACCAGTTCCACAAGGTCGAGATGTTCAGCTACGTCGACCCGGCCGACGCCGAGGCCGAGCACCAGCGTCTCCTCGCCTGGGAGGAGGCCATGCTGCGCAAGTGCGAGCTGCCGTACCGGGTGATCGACACGGCGGCGGGCGACCTCGGGTCGAGCGCGGCCCGCAAGTTCGACTGCGAGGCCTGGCTGCCGACGCAGGAGCGCTACCTCGAGCTGACGTCGACCTCGAACTGCACGACGTTCCAGGCCCGCCGCCTGGGCGTGCGCGAGCGCGTCGAGGTCGACGGCAAGTCCGAGACCCGCACGGTCGCGACGCTCAACGGCACGCTGGGCACGACGCGCTGGATCGTCGCGATCCTCGAGAACCACCAGCAGCCCGACGGCTCGGTCCGCGTCCCGGAGGGCCTGCGGCCCTACCTGGGCGGGCTCGAGGTCCTGGAGCCCATGGTCGCGTCGTCGAAGTCCACGTCGAGGGGCACAGAGTGA
- a CDS encoding HAD family hydrolase, translating to MTGPSQVATSTPRPDDVAPASAPSHPGEVTPSGADARSDAARAAHPARPGEGPLLVALDIDGTILSHDDVLSDGVADAIAAVRAAGHHVLLSSGRSLIAVLPIAERLGLTEGYMVCSNGAVTARFDDASPTGYVVDEMITFNPENALRLLRDQLPDALFAVEDVGIGFRMNDLFPHGELDGVHDVVDFEELWSGEVTRVVVRNPGSTSEEFSALAGSLGLSDVTYAVGWTAWMDIAPLGVTKASALERVRGLLGVAPGATVAVGDGSNDIDMLRWAGRGVAMGHAEPEVKAAADEVTGSIDEAGAVAVLRSLV from the coding sequence GTGACGGGCCCTTCGCAGGTCGCCACGAGCACCCCCCGGCCCGACGACGTCGCTCCCGCGAGCGCGCCGTCGCACCCGGGCGAGGTGACGCCGTCGGGCGCGGACGCCCGGTCAGACGCGGCCCGTGCCGCGCACCCGGCCCGTCCGGGGGAGGGGCCGCTGCTCGTCGCGCTCGACATCGACGGGACGATCCTGAGCCACGACGACGTCCTGAGCGACGGTGTCGCGGACGCGATCGCCGCCGTGCGCGCGGCGGGGCACCACGTGCTGCTGTCGTCGGGGCGGTCGCTCATCGCGGTGCTGCCCATCGCCGAGCGCCTGGGCCTGACCGAGGGGTACATGGTGTGCTCGAACGGCGCCGTGACGGCCCGCTTCGACGACGCGTCGCCCACGGGGTACGTGGTCGACGAGATGATCACGTTCAACCCGGAGAACGCGCTGCGGCTGCTGCGCGACCAGCTCCCGGACGCGCTCTTCGCGGTCGAGGACGTCGGGATCGGCTTCCGCATGAACGACCTCTTCCCGCACGGTGAGCTCGACGGCGTGCACGACGTGGTCGACTTCGAGGAGCTGTGGTCGGGCGAGGTCACGCGTGTCGTGGTGCGCAACCCGGGGTCGACGAGCGAGGAGTTCAGCGCGCTGGCCGGGTCCCTGGGGCTGAGCGACGTCACGTACGCGGTGGGTTGGACCGCGTGGATGGACATCGCGCCGCTCGGCGTGACCAAGGCGAGCGCCCTCGAGCGCGTGCGCGGGCTGCTGGGCGTGGCCCCGGGCGCGACGGTGGCCGTGGGTGACGGCAGCAACGACATCGACATGCTGCGCTGGGCGGGTCGCGGGGTGGCCATGGGCCATGCCGAGCCAGAGGTCAAGGCGGCGGCGGACGAGGTCACGGGCAGCATCGACGAGGCCGGTGCGGTCGCGGTGCTGCGCAGCCTGGTCTGA
- a CDS encoding GNAT family N-acetyltransferase: MNDAAATTIVRRAAADDLDAVWPLARDFATSFRPRREPFESTFGVLLAAPDALLLVADQGSGAVGYLLAHRHPTFLANGTVVWVEEVMVDPGLRGQGVGRKMMLAAETWAAESGAAYVSLASRRSGDFYRALGYEDSATFYKRSVAAR, translated from the coding sequence GTGAACGACGCAGCAGCCACCACGATCGTCCGGCGGGCCGCGGCCGACGACCTCGACGCCGTCTGGCCGTTGGCCCGTGACTTCGCGACGTCGTTCAGGCCGCGCCGCGAACCCTTCGAGTCGACGTTCGGGGTGCTGCTGGCGGCTCCCGACGCCTTGCTGCTGGTCGCGGACCAGGGGAGCGGCGCCGTCGGGTACCTGCTGGCGCACCGTCACCCGACGTTCCTCGCCAACGGCACCGTGGTCTGGGTCGAGGAGGTCATGGTCGACCCAGGGCTTCGTGGTCAGGGCGTCGGGCGGAAGATGATGCTGGCTGCCGAGACCTGGGCTGCCGAGTCCGGGGCTGCCTACGTGTCGCTCGCGAGCAGACGGTCGGGCGACTTCTACCGCGCGCTCGGCTACGAGGACTCGGCGACGTTCTACAAGAGGTCGGTCGCGGCGAGGTAG
- the map gene encoding type I methionyl aminopeptidase, with translation MIELRTPREIEQMRPAGRFVADVLTQVGAAAKVGVNLLELDAMAHEMIKDRGAESCYIDYHPSFGASPFGKVICTSVNDAVLHGLPFDYRLQDGDLLSLDFAASVDGWVSDSAVSFVVGNPRAGDRGAADQKLIVATQEALAAGIAAAQPGNKVGDISAAIAAVGHGAGYRINTDFGGHGVGRTMHGDPHVPNDGRKGRGFPLKPGLVIAIEPWFLETTDEIFTDPDGWTLRSADGSRGAHSEHTVAITEDGPLVLTARD, from the coding sequence ATGATCGAGCTGAGGACCCCCCGCGAGATCGAGCAGATGCGCCCGGCGGGCCGCTTCGTCGCGGACGTCCTCACGCAGGTCGGCGCGGCCGCGAAGGTCGGCGTCAACCTGCTCGAGCTCGACGCGATGGCCCACGAGATGATCAAGGACCGCGGCGCCGAGTCCTGCTACATCGACTACCACCCGTCGTTCGGGGCGAGCCCCTTCGGCAAGGTCATCTGCACGTCGGTCAACGACGCCGTGCTGCACGGCCTGCCGTTCGACTACCGCCTCCAGGACGGCGACCTGCTGAGCCTCGACTTCGCGGCGTCGGTCGACGGCTGGGTCTCGGACAGCGCCGTCTCGTTCGTCGTCGGGAACCCGCGGGCGGGCGACCGTGGTGCCGCGGACCAGAAGCTCATCGTCGCGACCCAGGAGGCCCTCGCCGCAGGGATCGCGGCCGCGCAGCCGGGCAACAAGGTCGGCGACATCTCGGCCGCGATCGCCGCCGTGGGCCACGGGGCGGGCTACCGGATCAACACCGACTTCGGCGGGCACGGCGTGGGCCGCACCATGCACGGCGACCCCCACGTGCCCAACGACGGCCGCAAGGGCCGCGGCTTCCCCCTCAAGCCGGGCCTCGTGATCGCGATCGAGCCGTGGTTCCTCGAGACGACCGACGAGATCTTCACCGACCCCGACGGCTGGACGCTGCGCAGCGCCGACGGCTCGCGCGGCGCGCACTCGGAGCACACGGTCGCCATCACGGAGGACGGCCCGCTCGTCCTGACGGCGCGCGACTGA
- a CDS encoding LacI family DNA-binding transcriptional regulator, translated as MAGIDEVAQAAGVSTATVSRALRGLPNVSASTRARVRAEAERLGYVPSPSAASLATGRTRTIGVITPWVSRWFFANVIEGAERALRSVGYDVLLYTFEVDDGRPRRTVDPTVLRRRVDGTLVVGLPLEDDEVASLVALGTPLAFVGSGPADQVTVRLDDVRTGSLATRHLLDLGHRVVGHITGQPDLVSSWSPPVERSTGYERALRKAGIEPSPDLMVNGGFDVAGGRSSTKELLRRRPDVTAIFAASDEMAMGAILAARDLGLDVPRDLSVIGVDGHDLGELVGLTTIGQDAYQQGADASMLLMEMINGAPVPESLTYPTHLVRRSSTSQPRRR; from the coding sequence GTGGCAGGAATTGACGAGGTAGCGCAAGCGGCTGGTGTGTCGACCGCGACGGTCTCGCGTGCGCTGCGGGGGCTGCCGAACGTGTCGGCCTCGACGCGGGCACGGGTCCGCGCGGAGGCCGAGCGGCTGGGGTACGTCCCGTCGCCGTCGGCGGCGTCGCTCGCGACCGGGCGGACCCGGACGATCGGCGTGATCACGCCGTGGGTGAGCCGGTGGTTCTTCGCGAACGTCATCGAGGGTGCCGAGCGGGCGCTGCGCTCGGTGGGCTACGACGTGCTGCTCTACACGTTCGAGGTCGACGACGGGCGTCCGCGCCGCACGGTCGACCCGACGGTGCTGCGGCGCCGTGTCGACGGCACGCTCGTGGTCGGGCTGCCGCTCGAGGACGACGAGGTGGCCTCGCTCGTGGCGCTGGGGACGCCCCTGGCCTTCGTGGGCTCGGGGCCGGCGGACCAGGTGACGGTCCGCCTCGACGACGTGCGGACCGGTTCATTGGCGACCCGTCACCTGCTGGACCTGGGGCACCGGGTCGTCGGGCACATCACGGGCCAGCCGGACCTGGTCTCGTCCTGGTCGCCGCCGGTCGAGCGCTCGACGGGGTACGAGCGCGCGCTCCGCAAGGCCGGCATCGAGCCGTCACCGGACCTGATGGTCAACGGTGGCTTCGACGTCGCGGGTGGGCGGTCCTCGACCAAGGAGCTGTTGCGTCGTCGCCCGGACGTCACGGCGATCTTCGCGGCGTCGGACGAGATGGCGATGGGCGCGATCCTCGCGGCGCGCGACCTGGGCCTGGACGTGCCGCGCGACCTGTCGGTGATCGGGGTCGACGGGCACGACCTGGGCGAGCTCGTCGGGCTGACGACGATCGGGCAGGACGCCTACCAGCAGGGGGCGGACGCGTCGATGCTGCTCATGGAGATGATCAACGGCGCCCCGGTGCCCGAGAGCCTGACCTACCCGACGCACCTGGTCCGTCGGTCGTCGACGTCGCAGCCGCGTCGCCGGTGA
- a CDS encoding ABC transporter substrate-binding protein — protein sequence MTRSTLSPKRRALAAVAGGASLALVLTACGGSGGGDETSGSSGEASSIDCAPYEEFGDLDGTSVNVYTSIVDPEAQTQKDSYKPFEDCTGVTIDYEGSREFEAQLLVRVKAGNAPDIAYLPQPGLLQTIVRDTGTIVPAPDATVKNVDENWEASWKDYGTVDGVFYAAPLGANVKSYVWYSPAVFEDSGYEVPETWDDLMALSAQYSEDNDGALPWCAGVESGDATGWPGTDFVEDMMLRTAGPDVYDQWYKHEIPFNDPQVVTAFDAAGEVLKDPAMVNAGLGGVDSIATTPWTDAGFGLLDGTCFLHRAANFYQTQFPEGTDVSKDGDVFAFYLPTNQTDIKPVEVGGEFVAAFNDRPEVQAFQTYLSSAEWANAKAKATPDGGWVSANKGLDPENLSTEFDKLSADILADPLTVSRFDASDLMPGAVGAGTFWTGIVNWLTGASTQEVVDQIEASWPAS from the coding sequence ATGACCAGAAGCACCCTGTCACCCAAGCGCCGTGCCCTCGCGGCCGTCGCCGGCGGAGCAAGCCTCGCGCTCGTGCTCACCGCCTGCGGCGGTAGCGGAGGGGGCGACGAGACGTCCGGCTCGTCCGGCGAGGCGTCCAGCATCGACTGCGCCCCCTACGAGGAGTTCGGCGACCTCGACGGCACGTCCGTCAACGTCTACACCTCGATCGTCGACCCGGAGGCGCAGACCCAGAAGGACTCCTACAAGCCGTTCGAGGACTGCACGGGCGTGACGATCGACTACGAGGGTTCCCGCGAGTTCGAGGCCCAGCTCCTCGTCCGCGTCAAGGCAGGCAACGCACCTGACATCGCCTACCTGCCGCAGCCCGGCCTCCTTCAGACGATCGTGCGGGACACCGGCACCATCGTCCCGGCGCCGGACGCGACCGTGAAGAACGTCGACGAGAACTGGGAAGCCTCCTGGAAGGACTACGGCACGGTCGACGGCGTCTTCTACGCCGCCCCGCTCGGCGCCAACGTCAAGTCGTACGTCTGGTACTCGCCCGCCGTGTTCGAGGACAGCGGCTACGAGGTCCCCGAGACGTGGGACGACCTCATGGCGCTGTCTGCCCAGTACTCCGAGGACAACGACGGGGCGCTGCCCTGGTGCGCAGGAGTCGAGTCCGGTGACGCGACGGGCTGGCCGGGCACCGACTTCGTCGAGGACATGATGCTGCGCACCGCAGGTCCGGACGTCTACGACCAGTGGTACAAGCACGAGATCCCCTTCAACGACCCCCAGGTCGTCACGGCGTTCGACGCCGCCGGCGAGGTCCTCAAGGACCCGGCCATGGTCAACGCAGGCCTCGGCGGGGTCGACTCGATCGCCACGACCCCGTGGACCGACGCGGGCTTCGGTCTGCTCGACGGGACGTGCTTCCTGCACCGCGCCGCGAACTTCTACCAGACGCAGTTCCCCGAGGGCACCGACGTGTCGAAGGACGGCGACGTCTTCGCGTTCTACCTGCCGACCAACCAGACCGACATCAAGCCCGTCGAGGTGGGCGGCGAGTTCGTCGCCGCGTTCAACGACCGCCCCGAGGTCCAGGCCTTCCAGACGTACCTGTCGAGCGCCGAGTGGGCCAACGCCAAGGCAAAGGCCACGCCCGACGGTGGGTGGGTCAGCGCCAACAAGGGGCTCGACCCGGAGAACCTCTCGACCGAGTTCGACAAGCTCTCGGCCGACATCCTCGCCGACCCGTTGACCGTCAGCCGCTTCGACGCCTCCGACCTGATGCCGGGTGCCGTGGGCGCCGGGACGTTCTGGACCGGGATCGTCAACTGGCTCACCGGGGCCAGCACCCAGGAGGTCGTCGACCAGATCGAGGCGTCCTGGCCCGCCTCCTGA